Proteins from a single region of Penaeus monodon isolate SGIC_2016 chromosome 12, NSTDA_Pmon_1, whole genome shotgun sequence:
- the LOC119579736 gene encoding uncharacterized protein LOC119579736 translates to MEVQDDKLDVCPEDGYQQSKPPEETRRIRGFRRRFSESARDSHPESMSRLARFGTGLRRRLSGSTRDLFSSTATATAVGGADEAKPGNNGALRRHLSASMKDLLHGGGVQRGDSDAEGIGRRLSRRLSLLAGTVASRSDHSRGSLRVRLPNFRRSRTFSVNIILPDSTSRMVIFAVKNVAGH, encoded by the exons ATGGAGGTCCAGGACGACAAGCTTGACGTGTGTCCTGAAGACGGATACCAGCAGTCCAAGCCCCCGGAAGAAACCCGAAGGATACGGGGCTTCCGCCGCAGATTTTCGGAGTCCGCGAGGGATTCCCACCCGGAGAGCATGTCCCGTCTGGCACGCTTTGGCACGGGGCTGCGCAGGAGGCTCTCGGGGTCCACCCGAGACTTGTTCTCCTCCACGGCGACGGCCACTGCAGTAGGAGGCGCTGACGAGGCCAAACCCGGGAATAATGGGGCTCTCAGGCGTCACCTGTCGGCCTCCATGAAGGACCTCCTGCACGGCGGAGGTGTTCAGCGCGGAGACAGTGATGCCGAAGGCATAGGACGACGTCTCTCTCGCCGCTTGTCCCTCCTGGCGGGGACGGTCGCCAGCAGGTCGGACCACTCGCGAGGATCGCTGAGGGTGCGGCTGCCGAACTTCCGCAGATCAAGGACCTTCAGCGTCAACATCATCTTGCCAGACTCTACCTCGAGGATG GTCATTTTTGCTGTAAAGAATGTAGCAGGTCATTAA